The following is a genomic window from Candidatus Bathyarchaeota archaeon.
CCAAGCAAAGCTCCCAATGCCCTGCCGCATAATAACCGAAAAAGTAGGAGACTAACAGCCATGGGCGACCCAACGGAAGAAAAGCTTGTACTATGGTTTGAAGAATTAACGAAGAGCGATATTCCAACAGCCGGTGGCAAAAACGCAAACTTGGGGGAAATGATACAAGCAAAGGTTTCCGTCCCCCCAGGATTTGCTATAACAGCCCAAGCGTACAAGAAGTTTATAACCGAAACAAACATCGCTCAAAAAATATATCAAATCATTAAAGAAACCATTACTGATACTGATGACCCTAAACAATATCAAGAAGCCTCCAAAAAAATCAGAAAACTCATTGAAGCTACAGGAATACCCACAGAAATAGAGGAAGCTATCAAAGCCGCCTATCGAGAATTAAGTGAGAAAACGGATACTACAAACCTCTCTGTGGCTGTTCGCTCTAGCGCAACCGCTGAAGATTTGCCAGATGCTTCTTTTGCGGGGCAACAAGAAACTTTTCTAAACGTAAAAGGACCAGATGAACTGGTTAAGAAAACGATTAAATGCTGGTCAAGCCTTTTCACTCCCAGAGCAATTTTCTACCGAACCGAAAAAGGATTCAAACACGAACAAGTCCTCATAAGCGTAGGCGTCCAAAAAATGGTGAATGCCCGCTCGGCAGGCGTTATGTTTACAATAAACCCTGTGACTGGTGACCGAAGCCAAATAATCATCGAAGGCACTTGGGGCCTCGGTGAAGCGGTTGTCTCAGGCGCAGAAACTCCCGACCATTTTGTAGTAGACAAACAAACACTCGAAATAATCGGGAGAAAAATAGTGAAAAAAACAGTAGAGTACGTCCGCAACCTAGAAACTGGAAAAACAGAGAGTGCTGGGGTGCCTTCAGAAAGACAGGACAAACCTTGCATTACCGATGAGGAAATTCATAAATTGGCTCAACTAGGCAACCAGCTCGACCAGCATTATGGCAAACCTCAAGACGTCGAATGGGCTATGGACCGTGACTTAGTGTTTCCTGAAAACATTTTCATTGTTCAATCGAGGCCTGAAACCGTTTGGAGCATAAAGGAGAAAGAAAAGGAGCTTGAAGCAACCGCTGCACCAAGGCAACTCTCAGAAATGAAAGTTGTTGTTAGAGGCATTGCGGCGGGGAGAAGAGATATAGGATTTGGCGTGGCAAAGATTGTTTTCACGCCTGAAGACGCCTCAAAGTTAGTTAAAAAAGGAGACATACTTGTTACACCCATGACTAACCCAGATTTTGTGCCTTTCATGAAACTTGCCAGTGCCATAATAACGGATAAAGGCGGCGTCACAGCCCACGCAGCAATTGTAAGCCGTGAGCTAGGCATTCCGTGCATCGTAGGTACAGAGACAGCAACCAAAGTTATGAAGACAGATGAAGAATATACTGTGGATGCTTGGAACGGTGTGATTTACGAAGGCATAATACCGAGCCTTGAAGGACCAGCAGCCTCAATGGTCAGCACGGGTTCCATTTCAATGGTTCAATCTGCACCTGTGACTGCCACGAAGATTTTTATGAACCTTGGAGTTCCAGAAAAAATTGATGACTATAAAGATCTACCTTTTAATGGTATAGGACTTATGCGCATTGAGTTTATTCTCGCCAGTTACATCCGTGAACATCCACTGTACTTGCTTGAAAAAGGCGAGGGAGACAAGTTCGTCAATAAGCTGGCAGAAGGAATAGCTAGAGTTGCAAGGACAATTCAGCCTCGACCAGTGGTTGTTAGGTTTAGTGACTTTAAAACAAATGAATACCGAGATTTGAAGGGGGGCGAAAAATATGAAATCGAAGAAGCCAACCCGATGCTTGGTTGGCGAGGAGCAAGCCGCTACATAAGTCAATGGTACGAGGGGGCATTCAGACTGGAGTGTAAAGCTATTCGCAAATGTCGTGAAGAGTGGAGGCTCAAGAATATCTGGGTCATGCTTCCAGTGATAAGAACCTTGTGGGAAGCCAAGAAATGCCTTGAAATTATGAAAGAGGAAGGGTTGGAAAGTTCTAGAGACTTTCAAGTATGGTTTATGGCTGAAACTCCTTCCATAGCGATAATGGCAGACAAGTTCTCAAAGCTCTGTGACGCCTTTTCCATAGGCTCAAATGACATGACTCAGGGCATCCTAATGATAGATCGAGATTCCGAAAGACTAGGACAAATGGGCTACTTCGACGAACGAGACCCGGCAATCAAGCGCATAATCGCACACTTGATCAAAGTAGCCCACGAAAATGGAATAACAGTTTCCATCTGTGGGGAAGGCCCCTCAAACCTGCCAGACTTTACTGAATTCCTAGTTCGTTGCGGTATCGACAGCATCTCCGTAAATAACGACGCCGTGATAAGCACCCGACAGCTGGTTGCAAGTATTGAACAGAAAATCATATTGGAACAAGCAATAGAGAACCGGAAACAAGTGCAAGAGAAGGCAAAAAAGAAGGCTTCACAAAGCCCTGAATGGACTCTTGAATAAGCACTGCACCCTCCCTTTCACAAGGTATTCCTCTCTAAAGGAAAATCGCAAATGTCGTCCTTAACATTTGACCTAGAAGAAAAACAATTACGAAGGGAAGTTCAGAAAAGAAAAGCTAAATTAGTTCTTATACAGCTTCCTGAAGGGTTGAAACCTCTTGGTCCAATGTTGGCTGCTGAGGTTGAAAGTGCTGGTGCTCTCGCAATTGTTTCTGCCGATCCTTGCTATGGAGCCTGTGACTTGGCGATAGTTGAAGCAGAAAGACTGGGGGCGGATCTCATCGTTCATTATGGTCACAGTGAAATGATAAAGCAAACCGCGTTTTCAACGTTTTACATCGAAGCGAAAGCAAAGAGCTCCGTCATAAACGCCGTAAGAAAAGCAATTCCTTACCTCAAACAGCGTAAAAAAATAGGGTTAGTAACAACCGTTCAGCACGTGCACAAACTTGATGAAGTGAGAAACATACTTTTGG
Proteins encoded in this region:
- a CDS encoding diphthamide synthesis protein, yielding MSSLTFDLEEKQLRREVQKRKAKLVLIQLPEGLKPLGPMLAAEVESAGALAIVSADPCYGACDLAIVEAERLGADLIVHYGHSEMIKQTAFSTFYIEAKAKSSVINAVRKAIPYLKQRKKIGLVTTVQHVHKLDEVRNILLEEGKTVAVGDAGRLKYAGQVIGCDYSNAKAVSKEVDAFLFVGGGKFHALGVALATAKPTIVADPYERRAFAMKDETS
- the ppsA gene encoding phosphoenolpyruvate synthase, whose translation is MGDPTEEKLVLWFEELTKSDIPTAGGKNANLGEMIQAKVSVPPGFAITAQAYKKFITETNIAQKIYQIIKETITDTDDPKQYQEASKKIRKLIEATGIPTEIEEAIKAAYRELSEKTDTTNLSVAVRSSATAEDLPDASFAGQQETFLNVKGPDELVKKTIKCWSSLFTPRAIFYRTEKGFKHEQVLISVGVQKMVNARSAGVMFTINPVTGDRSQIIIEGTWGLGEAVVSGAETPDHFVVDKQTLEIIGRKIVKKTVEYVRNLETGKTESAGVPSERQDKPCITDEEIHKLAQLGNQLDQHYGKPQDVEWAMDRDLVFPENIFIVQSRPETVWSIKEKEKELEATAAPRQLSEMKVVVRGIAAGRRDIGFGVAKIVFTPEDASKLVKKGDILVTPMTNPDFVPFMKLASAIITDKGGVTAHAAIVSRELGIPCIVGTETATKVMKTDEEYTVDAWNGVIYEGIIPSLEGPAASMVSTGSISMVQSAPVTATKIFMNLGVPEKIDDYKDLPFNGIGLMRIEFILASYIREHPLYLLEKGEGDKFVNKLAEGIARVARTIQPRPVVVRFSDFKTNEYRDLKGGEKYEIEEANPMLGWRGASRYISQWYEGAFRLECKAIRKCREEWRLKNIWVMLPVIRTLWEAKKCLEIMKEEGLESSRDFQVWFMAETPSIAIMADKFSKLCDAFSIGSNDMTQGILMIDRDSERLGQMGYFDERDPAIKRIIAHLIKVAHENGITVSICGEGPSNLPDFTEFLVRCGIDSISVNNDAVISTRQLVASIEQKIILEQAIENRKQVQEKAKKKASQSPEWTLE